Proteins encoded within one genomic window of Episyrphus balteatus chromosome 1, idEpiBalt1.1, whole genome shotgun sequence:
- the LOC129921339 gene encoding integrator complex subunit 1 codes for MDRNKIGGSRGPKPKIGAPHMGSELFALGTKSTTNRDDKNKVMSAVKGVSDRKREPSTSLGNVAKKPKLSGSIGNVPRLSGEGSSSSSSVLEPWEQLAIECEPVDLVETVYTALDQQDSDSVVSYVCGAIKLLSSQRTKNDNVLTLALLYLAKLRPSLFCNDIVTSALISILKRESQHSFKSRSHPLAHIVACNLLARGYHDKRHWPEMFLKTYIDDAANERVWADNEYCAPFVENICLAFKTRVPPKNMLQPELTALTQRDATIAIDDDSNDNSMHGDSLKACDLKLDCALQNRYGSSGHIVEKYVMDAIKEQLNKRQQQDCYTRNFLKFLCTTSGFGEVRSLCITRLELWIHNGKLMKPAQELLTYICFNITGQTIKDHEVLATLVKMRLKTKPLINVYMMCLKEMIQLQPDILPITLKYVVQNELSNARNPNNMGMLAAMFQTKPDQSARHLAEIYKEFLMQREDCLRTLRVFLRELVRTLRYDINIVEFCKAFLTSRPDLTPLIQQSEYKDRIFHSMVDLTCLCMLLTVSPQVREANVSLRNGRDMKSNPILLNFYAQMSQIQLDALSWMYESVQVIFKLPGLDYSQALHKILLLESPEQYSKCDQWPPEPERVTLLRMVSETPIHEDSLLRIILIGITKEIPFTIPDTIEVIVLAIKRASALRSMDCPAVEANKFDIIDFLFSMAEYHHPEKIKLPENYEPPKLAITVLYWKAWIIMLMISAHNPSTFGAFCWGHYPTMKMLMEMCITNQLNETPVAKEELQLMTLERDQIIEFETHLAAQTSQAIITEENAILISQVMLMDPMGAARRVPPAVLEQLRHLNKTLKLGHLLCRSRKPDLLLDIIQRQGTTQSMPWLSDLVQNSEGDFNHLPVQCLCEFLLSNSATISEENSRDAELLNYLRQLVKDPNSEKQTVCEVLDYIFRRLASTVKQSRVSALSGIKMILKVFNTTDEEEDWLLCSLPQVPHFIHARASIIPQLRAACQIENNPELLMVYIQFIAAHTLHDPVTDMLDHVMDMAQLIVERSTMFQHIIPIQPDSPLAGKVSDALDECRLQTLNCIFVMFNNYIIKLREHREPYEWTEYPDLLMVHFDDGAQLPLHLNIIHAFVILLTHSSITLPDSIPILDYWFPQGRPVPQAYLPETNEAVQLLPDWLKLKMIRSPVETLVEAAMYDLTPDQIVLFVQNFGTPISSMSKLLALLDRAVIEQFDAVKNAILNKAYLAQLIEIQQARGAKNGHITVQALELHSHSQTVPDPPKTQVNTMESVNLDQFQVIAPIPEKAVSSSSSKSSKEIEEIVEMVLRAPNLNKLNTYRFRKLIHQLLERDGATPKAKRDMQIHASNKALVHLMRLVESPRGPCFFQNIFQKSHACTFFRALLTYIPAQLQDYDFMLHVMDKIIHNLSLQPNLNNATLLQILQVRKQSFSKKIHAAPEQKYTEKENFLQLLHKAGVTELESEGRKFVNDMIDCKKTSHLVDGIITTLQCLPKSSDLTTIGYDRRGILVDWLSEVDAELITADKVLQIEVMFSRNRDDFRFYLLSLLCHQANWETLYETVSYLLEKYRENFDCNSVLNFIEALINNPKLWQGRDKAVSKHDQTEIILELDIEEGKVFTEYMLQEGVREMELNGPDAYAERLSSRMNLLLKVIREPRYVHLQALIEFVTEYPCPEGLKLKFIQQMYLMNPPIKFLQDNERQEVYNSNLQGLKGCKADKVTNYLITCLGNLQSKKDYEALSTDTELLLRKLAASHPALFLRQLGVLSSLLHGKAHMALRVLRDEHHIQRFIQVIRILELLQPMLFDDVYKMGLQSALECYFTFFKHHSRAKEAYHILVKLVELLQAYINTNPSSALSFIEQYTGILQELAAKNSHLAHLHQLVQGLSLLKHKASGSELKEDEVKQEFDLEENSTDNKDEEPSTSASGSGGAVAQPQATQLDIESRGAASFALAGPQSRQLQISPHFMNLINLVRHSSAEETILGPLQEIESLTSKRYSFLGELFDRLLELIFSHSAQIRSNAYILLIRHLKHHPGRPDVNRCAVNAYIQCLRDDNSTVAATAVDNLVEMTVLLQEYAKEILRVAFSLGITSRLNTCTQIKKAIQTLKLQHGC; via the exons ATGGACCGCAATAAAATtggtgggtccaggggacccaAACCCAAAATCGGTGCTCCACACATGGGCAGCGAACTATTTGCATTGGGCACAAAATCTACAACAAATCGCGATGACAAAAATAAGGTTATGTCAGCGGTTAAAGGAGTCTCAGATCGTAAACGAGAACCATCCACTTCATTGGGTAATGTTGCAAAGAAACCCAAATTAAGTGGAAGTATTGGAAATGTACCCCGTTTATCGGGAGAAGGTAGTAGTAGTTCAAGTTCGGTTTTAGAACCATGGGAACAGTTGGCAATCGAATGTGAACCGGTTGACTTGGTTGAGACTGTTTATACTGCTTTAGATCAACAAGATTCAGATTCTGTTGTCAGTTATGTTTGTGGAgcaataaaattgttatcttcTCAGAGAACTAAAAATGATAATGTTCTTACGTTGGCTTTACTTTATTTAGCCAAATTGCGTCCGTCGTTGTTTTGTAATGACATTGTCACTTCGGCGTTGATTTCGATTCTTAAAAGAGAAAGTCAACATTCTTTTAAGAGTCGATCACATCCTTTGGCTCACATTGTTGCTTGCAACTTGTTGGCTAGAGGATATCACGATAAACGCCATTGGCCTGAGATGTTTCTTAAAACTTATATCGACGATGCGGCCAATGAAAGAGTTTGGGCGGATAATGAGTATTGTGCTCCATTTGTTGAGAATATCTGTTTGGCTTTTAAGACTCGAGTTCCGCCAAAAAATATGCTCCAACCGGAACTGACGGCTCTTACTCAAAGAGATGCCACGATTGCAATTGATGATGATTCAAATGACAATTCAATGCATGGGGATTCTTTGAAAGCCTGTGATTTGAAACTCGATTGTGCTTTGCAAAATCGTTATGGTTCGAGTGGTCACATAGTTGAGAAATATGTAATGGATGCTATAAAAGAGCAATTGAACAAAAGACAACAACAAGATTGTTATACTAGGAATTTCTTGAAGTTCCTTTGTACCACCTCTGGTTTTGGAGAGGTACGGTCTTTGTGTATAACTCGATTGGAATTATGGATTCATAATGGGAAGTTAATGAAACCAGCTCAGGAATTATTGACTTATATTTGTTTCAATATAACTGGTCAAACAATTAAAGATCATGAGGTACTGGCTACATTGGTTAAGATGAGATTGAAGACGAAACCTTTGATTAATGTGTATATGATGTGTTTAAAAGAGATGATTCAATTGCAACCTGATATATTGCCGATAACATTGAAGTATGTTGTTCAGAATGAACTTTCAAATGCGAGAAATCCGAATAATATGGGAATGTTGG ctgCCATGTTCCAAACTAAACCGGATCAATCAGCACGTCATCTAGCCGAAATCTACAAAGAATTTCTAATGCAACGCGAAGACTGTCTACGGACATTGCGTGTCTTTCTTCGAGAACTTGTGCGAACGCTCCGCTACGACATCAACATAGTAGAATTCTGTAAAGCATTCCTCACCAGCCGCCCAGATCTTACACCTCTTATCCAACAATCCGAATACAAAGATCGAATTTTCCATTCAATGGTAGATCTCACATGCCTCTGCATGTTGCTAACAGTCTCACCTCAAGTCCGTGAGGCAAATGTTTCTCTACGAAATGGACGTGATATGAAAAGTAATCCAATACTTTTGAATTTCTACGCTCAAATGTCTCAAATTCAATTGGATGCACTCTCATGGATGTATGAGTCAGTGCAGGTGATTTTCAAGTTACCCGGTCTCGACTACAGTCAAGCTTTGCATAAGATTTTACTTCTAGAAAGTCCCGAACAGTATTCAAAATGCGATCAATGGCCACCAGAACCTGAACGAGTAACTCTGCTAAGAATGGTTTCCGAAACTCCAATTCATGAAGATTCTCTTTTGAGAATTATACTTATTGGAATAACAAAAGAGATCCCATTTACCATTCCTGATACAATTGAAGTAATTGTACTGGCTATTAAAAGAGCTTCAGCACTCAGAAGCATGGATTGTCCAGCTGTCGAGGCCAATAAGTTTGACATTATTGATTTCCTCTTCAGCATGGCAGAGTATCATCACCCAGAAAAGATCAAACTTCCAGAAAACTATGAACCACCAAAATTAGCCATTACAGTGTTGTATTGGAAAGCTTGGATCATTATGTTGATGATTTCTGCTCATAATCCATCGACTTTTGGAGCTTTTTGCTGGGGACACTATCCAACAATGAAGATGCTTATGGAGATGTGCATTACAAATCAATTAAATGAAACACCTGTTGCAAAGGAAGAACTTCAG CTTATGACTCTTGAACGTGACCAAATCATCGAATTTGAGACTCATCTAGCAGCTCAAACCTCTCAAGCAATCATCACAGAAGAAAATGCCATTCTCATATCCCAAGTTATGCTTATGGATCCAATGGGAGCAGCCAGACGAGTACCTCCTGCAGTTCTGGAACAATTAAGGCATTTAAATAAGACTCTCAAATTGGGTCACCTGTTGTGTCGAAGTCGCAAACCAGATTTGCTACTTGATATCATCCAAAGACAAGGAACCACCCAGTCGATGCCATGGCTATCAGATTTAGTCCAAAACAGTGAAGGAGACTTTAATCATCTACCAGTTCAATGTCTTTGTGAGTTTTTGCTCTCAAACTCGGCCACAATCAGTGAGGAAAATAGTCGAGATGCAGAGCTCTTAAACTATCTCAGGCAACTTGTAAAAGACCCGAATTCTGAAAAGCAAACTGTTTGTGAAGTTTTGGATTATATCTTTCGTCGTCTGGCTTCAACTGTGAAGCAGTCAAGGGTCTCGGCTTTAAGTGGAATCAAGATGATTCTGAAAGTTTTCAATACCACCGACGAGGAGGAAGATTGGCTTCTATGCTCGCTTCCCCAAGTTCCACATTTCATCCATGCACGAGCTTCAATTATTCCCCAACTACGAGCTGCATGTCAGATTGAGAATAATCCGGAACTTCTTATGGTTTACATTCAATTCATTGCTGCTCACACTTTGCATGATCCGGTCACTGATATGCTTGACCACGTCATGGACATGGCTCAGTTGATTGTCGAAAGAAGTACAATGTTTCAACACATTATTCCGATACAACCAGATTCCCCTCTAGCTGGAAAGGTCTCGGATGCATTGGATGAGTGCCGCTTACAGACACTTAATTGCATCTTTGTAATGTTTAACAATTACATCATAAAACTTAGAGAACATCGAGAACCATACGAATGGACAGAATATCCAGATTTGCTGATGGTTCATTTTGATGATGGAGCACAACTTCCATTGCATTTGAATATCATTCATGCCTTTGTTATACTTCTTACACATTCTTCGATAACTCTACCCGATTCGATACCCATTCTTGACTACTGGTTCCCTCAAGGGCGACCAGTTCCACAAGCTTATCTACCAGAAACCAATGAAGCTGTTCAATTGCTTCCAGATTGGTTAAAATTGAAGATGATTCGAAGTCCCGTCGAAACTCTGGTTGAAGCTGCTATGTATGATTTGACTCCTGATCAGATTGTTTTGTTTGTTCAGAACTTTGGTACACCAATTAGTTCCATGTCGAAGCTATTGGCATTGTTGGATCGGGCTGTTATTGAACAATTTGATGCAGTTAAGAATGCCATCTTAAACAAGGCCTATCTGGCTCAATTGATTGAGATTCAACAAGCTCGTGGAGCTAAAAATGGACATATAACAGTACAGGCTTTGGAATTGCATTCACACTCACAAACTGTTCCAGATCCACCCAAGACCCAAGTGAACACAATGGAATCTGTGAATTTGGATCAATTCCAAGTTATTGCACCAATTCCAGAGAAAGCTGTTTCCTCTAGTTCATCAAAGAGTTCCAaggaaattgaagaaattgtTGAAATGGTACTACGAGCTCCAAATCTGAACAAACTAAATACATATCGATTTAGAAAGCTTATTCATCAACTCTTGGAACGTGATGGAGCAACACCGAAGGCAAAGAGAGATATGCAAATCCATGCCTCCAACAAGGCTTTGGTACATTTAATGCGACTTGTGGAGTCTCCTCGTGGACCTTGtttctttcagaatatattcCAAAAATCCCACGCATGTACATTCTTCAGGGCACTTCTAACCTACATCCCTGCTCAATTGCAAGATTATGACTTTATGTTGCATGTAATGGACAAGATCATTCATAATTTAAGTTTGCAACCGAATTTGAATAATGCAACTCTTCTCCAAATCCTGCAAGTTAGGAAGCAATCATTTTCGAAGAAGATTCATGCAGCTCCTGAACAGAAATATACCGAAAAAGAAAACTTCTTACAGCTTCTTCATAAAGCTGGAGTCACTGAATTGGAATCAGAAGGAAGGAAGTTTGTCAATGATATGATTGATTGCAAGAAAACATCACATTTAGTTGATGGAATCATCACAACTTTACAATGTTTACCAAAATCTAGTGATTTGACTACAATTGGGTATGATAGGAGAGGGATTCTTGTAGATTGGTTGTCAGAAGTTGATGCTGAACTTATAACCGCTGACAAAGTTCTTCAGATTGAAGTGATGTTCTCGAGGAATCGGGAtgattttcgattttatttgTTATCATTGTTGTGTCATCAGGCTAATTGGGAAACTCTCTATGAGACAGTTAGTTACCTCCTCGAGAAGTATCGAGAGAATTTTGATTGCAACTCGGTGTTGAATTTCATTGAGGCATTAATTAACAATCCTAAACTGTGGCAAGGTCGAGATAAGGCTGTTTCCAAGCATGATCAAACAGAAATTATTTTAGAATTGGACATTGAGGAGGGTAAAGTATTCACAGAATATATGCTGCAAGAGGGTGTACGAGAAATGGAACTAAATGGCCCAGATGCCTATGCCGAAAGACTAAGTTCTCGAATGAATTTGCTTTTGAAAGTTATTCGGGAACCACGTTATGTCCATCTGCAAGCTTTGATTGAATTTGTTACTGAGTATCCTTGTCCGGAGGGTTTGAAACTAAAGTTCATTCAGCAAATGTATCTTATGAATCCTCCAATTAAATTTCTTCAAGACAATGAACGTCAAGAGGTCTATAATTCTAATTTGCAAGGTCTGAAAGGATGTAAGGCTGACAAGGTTACCAACTATTTAATAACTTGTTTGGGAAATTTGCAATCAAAGAAGGACTACGAAGCTTTATCCACTGACACTGAGTTGCTACTAAGAAAGCTAGCAGCTTCACATCCAGCACTGTTCCTTCGTCAATTGGGTGTTCTTTCATCGCTTTTACATGGCAAAGCTCATATGGCTTTGAGAGTTCTTCGTGATGAACATCATATTCAGAGATTCATTCAGGTCATTCGAATTCTAGAGCTTCTTCAACCAATGCTTTTTGATGATGTTTATAAAATGGGTCTTCAATCAGCTCTGGAGTGTTACTTTACATTCTTTAAGCATCACAGTCGGGCGAAGGAGGCATATCATATTTTAGTGAAGCTTGTGGAACTCTTGCAAGCCTATATCAATACAAATCCATCGAGTGCTTTGAGTTTTATTGAGCAATACACTGGAATTCTTCAAGAATTGGCTGCGAAGAATAGTCATTTAGCTCATCTGCATCAACTTGTTCAGGGTTTATCATTATTAAAGCACAAAGCTTCAGGAAGTGAATTGAAGGAAGATGAAGTTAAGCAAGAATTTGATTTAGAAGAAAATAGTACTGATAACAAAGATGAAGAACCTTCAACATCTGCGAGTGGAAGTGGTGGCGCTGTTGCACAACCTCAAGCCACACAGCTTGATATTGAGTCTCGAGGAGCGGCATCGTTTGCTCTAGCTGGCCCCCAAAGTAGACAATTACAAATTTCCCCTCATTTTATGAACCTCATTAATCTAGTACGACATTCGAGTGctgaagaaactattttgggaCCATTACAAGAAATCGAAAGTCTCACCTCGAAGAGATATTCTTTCCTGGGTGAGCTTTTTGATCGCCTTTTGGAGTTGATATTTTCCCACAGTGCACAAATTCGTTCAAATGCCTATATTCTCCTAATTCGTCATTTAAAACATCATCCAGGACGACCTGATGTCAATCGCTGTGCGGTTAATGCTTACATTCAATGTTTAAGAGATGATAATTCAACTGTTGCAGCTACAGCTGTGGATAATCTTGTTGAAATGACTGTTTTGTTGCAAGAATATGCTAAGGAAATTTTAAGAGTAGCCTTTTCGTTGGGCATAACATCGCGTTTAAATACTTGCACGCAAATTAAGAAAGCTATTCAAACTTTGAAACTTCAGCATGGCTGTTAG
- the LOC129905638 gene encoding phosphopentomutase, with protein MTSNPDESLQKQIDLWLKWDKNEKTHSEIQSLVDAKNWTELNRRLNNRLTFGTAGLRGPMRAGFNSMNDLVIIQTAQGLCEYIKNEFPNSEDHKKGVVFGYDGRYNSKRFAELSACVLINQGIKVYLFSKMVPTPFVPFTVLQLKCLAGVVVTASHNPKEDNGYKVFWGNGPQIIPPHDKGIQKCIEANLTPLESSWDTSILEGNPLLVDPFDNMFHLYYETMLENIPPQFLKLNQESDVRFVYTAMHGVGYPFIERGFEAVKLKPVLAVAEQRDPDPEFPTVKFPNPEEGKSSLELSIKKADSEGVTIILANDPDADRLACSEKNPSTGAWKVFNGNEMGALFGWWAMKNFQTLDPNLDLSKCYTLASTVSSKILRSMGAIEGFKFEETLTGFKWMGNRSIELMEAGNKVLFAFEEAIGFMVSTAVLDKDGVSAAAHLATMACYLKATEKISLTEKLKKIYEQYGFHSTKCSYLFCYDPPTIKKIFARIRSFDNGKPATYPESILDGEFKIKHVRDLTNGVDTSQSDGKAKLPVSSSSEMITFTFENGLVVTLRTSGTEPKIKYYAEMCAKPEEKDWEELGRRMDRMVEAIVEQFLQPKLNNLTPKTD; from the coding sequence ATGACCTCTAATCCTGATGAATCTCTCCAAAAACAAATCGATCTTTGGCTAAAATGggacaaaaacgaaaaaacccACAGCGAAATCCAATCTCTAGTTGATGCCAAAAACTGGACAGAATTAAATCGTCGTCTAAATAATCGACTAACATTCGGAACTGCCGGCTTGCGTGGTCCAATGCGAGCTGGTTTCAATTCCATGAATGATTTGGTTATCATTCAAACTGCTCAGGGTTTGTGTGAATACATTAAAAATGAATTCCCTAATTCAGAAGACCATAAAAAAGGTGTTGTCTTTGGTTATGATGGTCGATACAATAGCAAACGATTTGCTGAATTATCTGCCTGCGTTCTTATTAATCAGGGAATTAAAGTTTATTTGTTTAGTAAAATGGTTCCTACACCTTTTGTGCCATTTACCGTACTCCAGTTGAAGTGCCTTGCTGGTGTAGTTGTAACTGCATCTCACAATCCAAAGGAAGACAATGGCTATAAGGTTTTCTGGGGCAATGGTCCACAAATTATACCTCCCCACGACAAGGGTATTCAAAAATGCATTGAAGCCAATTTGACTCCTTTGGAGTCTTCTTGGGATACTTCGATTCTTGAAGGGAATCCTTTGTTGGTCGATCCCTTTGATAACATGTTCCATTTGTACTATGAAACAATGCTGGAAAATATACCTCCCCAGTTCCTAAAGTTGAACCAAGAGAGCGATGTAAGATTTGTCTACACGGCGATGCATGGAGTTGGATATCCATTCATTGAACGTGGATTTGAGGCTGTTAAATTGAAGCCAGTTCTTGCAGTTGCCGAACAGAGAGATCCTGATCCAGAATTCCCAACTGTCAAGTTCCCGAATCCAGAGGAAGGAAAGTCCAGTTTGGAACTTTCGATTAAAAAAGCTGATTCTGAGGGAGTCACTATAATCCTTGCCAACGATCCAGATGCTGATCGTTTGGCTTGTTCTGAAAAGAATCCTTCCACTGGAGCATGGAAGGTATTTAATGGAAATGAAATGGGTGCTTTGTTTGGTTGGTGGGCAATGAAGAACTTCCAAACACTTGACCCAAATCTAGATCTCTCCAAATGCTATACACTTGCTAGTACAGTGAGTTCGAAAATCCTTCGATCGATGGGAGCCATAGAAGGCTTTAAATTCGAGGAGACTCTCACAGGGTTCAAGTGGATGGGTAATCGATCAATTGAGTTGATGGAAGCTGGGAATAAAGTTCTTTTTGCATTTGAAGAAGCTATTGGTTTTATGGTTTCGACAGCAGTTTTGGATAAAGATGGTGTTAGTGCTGCTGCTCATCTTGCTACTATGGCTTGTTATCTTAAAGCCACCGAAAAAATTTCACTGACAGAGAAATTGAAGAAGATTTATGAACAATATGGTTTCCATAGCACCAAGTGTTCTTATCTCTTCTGCTATGACCCACCTACTATCAAAAAAATCTTCGCCAGAATTCGTAGCTTTGACAATGGCAAGCCTGCGACTTATCCAGAGTCTATTTTAGATGGGGAATTCAAAATCAAACATGTTCGTGATTTGACAAATGGTGTAGATACATCACAGAGTGATGGGAAAGCTAAGTTGCCAGTAAGTTCGAGTTCGGAAATGATTACATTTACTTTTGAAAATGGCCTTGTGGTTACGTTGAGGACAAGTGGAACTGAACCGAAGATTAAATACTATGCAGAGATGTGCGCCAAACCAGAAGAAAAAGATTGGGAAGAATTGGGTCGTCGAATGGATCGTATGGTTGAAGCTATTGTTGAGCaatttttacaaccaaaattaaataatttgacACCAAAGACAGATTAA
- the LOC129906350 gene encoding phosphorylated adapter RNA export protein: protein MMDQEILKPFDEDLEDGELSDSDEGYTPLPRPGTTTTSISGVDPIESTIPPQITTNVPIKMEEAIEDSVSDFGPTDSSTSDSDDCLNKLGEAGENSKKSRKKKTKRTVLLRVKADNDFQEKKARFKKYDIWASSLQEETLTENMRGIGVRHDLRSDRNVENYDYTLKYRLNGENSLKRRLSTSSDEHSENDFHQQAKRSRAGGIKSRLGQRSHRPSESSSDYNSNEPRLILDLDEPIIGRPPQDIAREMANKLFEEKDELLLRVVETIGPDMAVEIFKEAQRIERDGGMMILNGKRRRTPGGVFLFLLKNHERITPDEHKLIFYDERKTAIRTQKEVQALKRHRKVEELKKRLSAKEKNLPALTSRKELYLGSELKAELKSTLSNPPPSPVGQEHSPEYKSHAINEVCGEPSPEKPSTSKDVPIEPELLSYDDDFLDVNCGDMDFF from the exons ATGATGGACCAAGAAATTTTAAAACCTTTTGATGAAGATTTAGAAGATGGAGAA cTATCAGACAGTGATGAAGGCTATACACCACTTCCAAGACCGGGAACAACCACAACTTCTATTAGCGGCGTTGATCCAATCGAATCCACAATTCCTCCACAAATTACAACCAATGTGCCCATTAAAATGGAAGAAGCTATCGAAGATAGTGTCTCTGATTTTGGTCCAACCGATTCATCTACTTCCGATTCAGATGATTGTCTTAATAAACTCGGCGAAGCTGGAGAGAACTCTAAAAAATCACGAAAGAAAAAGACAAAGCGTACAGTTCTCCTTCGAGTTAAAGCTGACAATGATTTCCAAGAAAAGAAGGCACGTTtcaaaaaatacgatatttggGCTTCGAGTTTGCAGGAAGAAACTCTGACAGAAAATATGCGTGGCATTGGTGTCAGACATGATTTACGTTCGGACAGAAATGTCGAAAACTATGATTACACTTTAAAGTATCGATTAAATGGAGAGAACTCTCTTAAAAGAAGATTATCCACTTCGAGTGACGAACACTCGGAGAATGACTTTCATCAACAAGCCAAACGTTCGCGGGCTGGGGGAATTAAAAGTCGTCTGGGACAAAGATCACATCGACCATCGGAAAGTAGTTCGGACTACAACTCGAATGAACCCAGACTTATTTTGGATTTAGATGAACCTATTATTGGAAGACCTCCGCAGGATATCGCCCGGGAGATGGCAAACaaattgtttgaagaaaagGATGAGTTGTTAT TGAGGGTAGTTGAAACCATAGGTCCAGATATGGCTGTTGAAATATTCAAAGAAGCACAACGAATTGAAAGGGATGGGGGAATGATGATATTG AATGGTAAAAGACGTCGCACACCTGGAGGTgtgtttctatttttgctcAAAAACCACGAACGTATTACTCCCGACGAACACAAACTCATCTTCTACGACGAAAGGAAAACAGCGATTAGAACCCAAAAAGAGGTTCAAGCTTTAAAACGACATCGTAAGGTGGAAGAGTTAAAGAAACGACTGAGCGCCAAAGAGAAAAACCTACCAGCATTAACTTCACGCAAAGAATTGTATCTTGGTTCGGAATTAAAAGCTGAACTTAAATCAACTT tgTCAAACCCGCCTCCATCACCAGTTGGCCAAGAACATAGCCCAGAATATAAGTCACATGCCATAAATGAAGTTTGTGGCGAACCAAGTCCCGAAAAACCATCTACATCGAAGGATGTTCCGATAGAACCGGAACTACTGAGTTATGATGATGATTTTCTCGATGTCAATTGTGGTGATATGGATTTTTTctag